The window CCCTTTATACTTCATAGAATTTCAAAAAGCTTTTATACGCAAAGTAGTGATCGTCTACTCCACCCAATTCTCTAACAGAGTGCATAGCAAGTATAGATGTTCCGATATCAACACTATTTATATCTAAATGTGTAGATGATATAGGTCCAATAGTTGATCCTCCAGCTTGGTCTGATCTGTTTACAAACTTTTGACAAGGTACTCCAGCTTCTTTACATAAAGCTTCGTATACAGCTATTGAATAGCTATCACTTGTGTATTTTTGATTAGCATTTATTTTTATAACAGGCCCTTTATTTATTACAGGTCTATTAGTAGGGTCATGCTTTTCACCTCTATTTGGATGAACAGGATGAGCCATATCAGCAGATATAATGAAAGAGTTGTATATGCTTGTAAAAAATTCTTCTCTATTTTTATTTAAAGATATAGTGATTCTCTCAAGTATGTTTTTTAACATATTAGAATCTGCACCTTGTTTTGTAGAACTTCCTATTTCCTCATTGTCAAACATAACAAATACATTTATTCCTTTTGTGTTGTTTGAATTTATTAATGCGTGTAGACTTGAGTGAGCCATGGCTAAATTATCAAGTCTAGGAGAAGAAATAAGTTCTTCATCAAGACCTACCAAGCATCCCTTTTCATACTCATATAAAAATAAATCAAAATCCAGTATATCATCACAAGGAATACTTATTTCTTTGCTTATCTCTTTTAAAAGCAAATTATCTTTTTCTAAACTTTCATTTACAATTGAAACAAGTGGAAGCATATCCGTTTGCTTATTCAACTCAACACCTTTATTAACATTTCTATTCATATGTATAGCAAGGTTTGGAATAATGCATATAGGCTTATTTATATTAACAAGTACTTCTCTTGGCTTTAATATATTCTCACCCTTAACAGCAACCCTTCCTGCTATACCTAACGGTCTGTCCATCCAAGTACTAAGAATTGGTCCACCATAGACTTCTGTGTTTAACTTTAAATATACCTTTTCACTTACCATTTCAGGATTTGGCTTAACTCTAAAACAAGGAGCATCACTGTGAGATGCTATTATTCTAAAACCTTCCTCATCAACATTATCAGAATTTATCTCAAAAGCTACAAGAGCTGAAGAATTCTTAGTTACAAAATACTTTCCACCCTTTTTAATATCCCACTTATCAGTTAACTTTAACTCCTCAAATCCTTCTTTTTCTAAAATATCTACACTAGTCTTAACAGCATGAAAAGAACTAGCCCCCTTATAAGCATAATCAATAAGATCCTTAGCAAACTCTTTTTCTCTCATATTCCATACCACCCTTTTAATATAATTTTATTTGTATATGATTTTACTTTAATCTCTTTGAACTATTAACAACTATTCTTAAAAATGAATATTATTGAAATGTTAGAGAATGATTTAAATATTTTTTTATAGAACTTGCGTTATGTCGTTTTAATATCCGTAGAGAAAGTTCGTTGTCTAACCAAAGGGAGTTTAGAACTTTTAGGATATTAAATAAGACATAATGATTAGTTCTATTTAAAATATTTAACACATGAACGGTATTTTAATAATATTCATTTTTGCTAAATAACCAATATATAATGATCTTTTTCCATAAATATATTAAATTCTAAATTACATTTAACTTTACATACTCTAAATTGATACTCTTAATCCCCTTATTATCAAAAGCTATACTAACAGTAGAACCATTCTTGGCTACAACCGTTCCAGTTCCAAAGGCAGGATGCTTAACTTTAGCTCCAAGCACTACCTCTTTATTATCTATATCCTTAGTGTCTTTTTCCATATGTCTTTGCTTATACTTTTCAACTATACTATTTTGTTTTTTTAGTATCTTGCTCTCAGGCTCATTCTTATTAAGACTTTTTAAGCAATCTTTAGGAAGCTCTCCTATAAATCTTGATATCCTAGAATAGTTAGTCTTTCCATATATAGTTCTTGAAGATGCATAAGTCATATATAAAGTTTTCATAGCTCTTGTAATTCCAACATAACAAAGTCTTCTCTCTTCCTCAAGCTCTATCTCATCAGTTAAAGCTCTACTTATAGGGAATACACCTTCTTCAAGTCCTGCCAAAAATACCACTGGAAACTCAAGTCCCTTAGCACTATGAAGAGTCATTAATGATACATAATCATCATCTTCATCAGAAGAATCCATATCAGATATAAGTGATATAGTTGCTAAGAATGTTTCTAAATCCTTTTCTTCACTTGTTTTTTCAAACTCGACTGCAACAGATAAAAATTCCTTCAAGTTCTCTATTCTAGTTTGATTCTCTATACTATCATCCTTCTCAAGCTCTTTTATATATCCAGTGTTTTCTAAAACCTTCTCTATAAGCTTAGTTACACAATATACATCCTTCATTGCACTAAGAGCTGATATAAGAGTTGTAAATTCTCTCAACTTACTTTTAACTCTAGTTGACACATCAATATTCTCAGCATCATATAAAGAAAGATACATACTCTCCTTCTTTATAAGAGATACATCTTCTATTTTCTCAAGAGTTCTAAGACCTATACCTCTTTTTGGAACATTTATTATTCTCTTAAGAGAAATATCATCCACAGGATTTTGTATAATTCTCAAATAAGCTATCAAATCCTTTATCTCTTTTCTCTCATAGAACTTTATACCACCAAATATCTTATACTTTATATTTTGCTTTATTAAAGCTTCCTCTAGTGCACGAGATTGTGCATTTGTTCTGTATAATATAGCACAGTCTCTATACTCTATACCTTTATCGTTATTCATTTTTTTTATACTATGAGCTATAAAGTCTCCTTCTTCTCTTTCATCTCTTGACTTAAAAGTTCTTATTCTATCTCCCAAATCACTCTCAGTCCATAGTTTCTTATCTTTTCTAGTTATATTATTTGCTATAACCTTATTTGCAGCGTCAAGTATAGTTTGAGTTGATCTATAGTTTTGCTCAAGCTTTACAACTAGAGCATCCTCATAATCCTTTTCAAACTCAAGTATATTCTTTATATCTGCACCTCTCCAACCATATATAGATTGGTCATCATCTCCTACAACACATAAATTACCATGTCTTTTAGCAAGCATATTTACAAGCTTATACTGTGCTCTATTAGTATCTTGGTACTCATCAACCATTATATATCTGAATTTTCTTTGATAAAAATCTAGAACACCTTCATTATTTTCAAGTATCTCAATAGCCTTCATTATAAGATCATCAAAATCAAGTGCATTATTTCTCATAAGTCTTTCTTGATATAAAGAATAAACTTTTGCTATATTGCTCATTCTAAAATCATTTTGATGGATTTCTTTAAATCTTTTTGAATTTATCATCTTGTCCTTAGCATCAGATATATGACCAAGTACAGTCTTTGGTTCATACATTTTGTCATTTATATTAAGCTCTTTTATACAATCTTTCATAAGTGTCATTTGATCCGATCTATCATATATGACAAAGCTTCTAGTATATCCTATTTTATCTATATCTTTTCGAAGTATTCTAACGCAACAAGAGTGAAAAGTGCTTATCCACATATTTTGTGCATCAGAACCTATTATACCCTCTACTCTTTCCCTCATCTCATTAGCTGCTTTATTAGTAAATGTTATTGCCAATATGTTCGAAGGATGTACTTCTAAATCATTTATAAGGTGAGCTATTCTATAAGTTAAAACCCTAGTCTTTCCAGATCCTGCTCCTGCTAGAAGTAGTAACGCCCCGTCCGTTTTAAGCACTGCTTTTCTTTGCATATCATTAAGTGTAGATAAATCCATTTAATTTCTCCCTTCACATAAGTTTTAATATATATTAAGTAAAATTTCCCTTTAAGTTAAAAAAACCTATAGACAATTTTCTATAGGTTTTAATTTTTGCTCATTATATTATTTTATCATATATAAAGTAGTATATACAAATTTAAAAGATATATAAATTTATCCGAAAGTTAAAAGTTCTAAGTCTCCATCCTCTAAAGGCTGGAGATAGGAACTTAACAACTTCTGGATTAGCTTACCCAAAAGGGCACTTACGCAACTAAAAATTCAGTTGGAGTAAAAACTCCATCTGAATTAAGTTTCGCTTTATACCATTTCAACTAGAGAGACTCTTTTTTCATCTAAAACATCTATTTCTATTTTATTATTTAATATAGCTTTTTCTAGATCCTTAACCTTATTCTCCACACACAATATCCCACTTTTAACTTGACCTAAGACATTATTTATTTTATCTTGAACCATCATATCAGAGAATATATTATCAAAAAAAATATCTCCAAATTTATCAAAAGTAGTTATATTAACATCAATTTCAATATCTACATCCTTTAACTCTCTTTCAAATTTTTTGATAAGAGACTTAACATTATTTATTATATCATTTGCTTCATTTATATGATCATGTTTAATCATAGAAGACATTAACCCTCCACCAAACATATCAAATACACCCCAACTATGAGCAGACTCAAACTTTTCCTTGGCTTTGTAAAGCTCCTTTAAAAGTATCTTTCCTGCATCAACCGCTTCTTTTAACTCTTTATCTATAGATTTTAAACTAGCTATTTTATCTATGTATTTTTCATATTGTTCTTTTGTAGATGTATTACTTTTTAAAAGTTTTTCTTCTTTTTGTATCCACAATATATTATACTCTTTATTTAAATCATACAGCTTATCTACTTGATCTTTCATAGCCAGTATTTGTTTTTTCGTACTTTCTATTTCATGCTTAGTGGACTCATATATTTCTTTAGCTTTTAAAGCTTCTATTTCCTCTTTTTCAATCTTTTTATCCAAATTACCTATAATCTGTAAAAAAAAGCTCGTTAATGAACCATTTTCTAATTTATCAACATCCCTTTGCTCTTTTTCCCATCTTTTTCTTTGAGCTTCTATTAGTCCTACTAACTCATCATTTCTTTTTACTAAATCATCAAGTTTACTTTTTTGTTTTTCACAAAATAATATTTCTTTTTTTAATTCTATTAATCTATTTTCCATTCCCTCACTCCCCTTTATCTTAAAAATTTACATTTGTCTAAATAATTTACATATTTTTCATTTCATTATATCACGTTTATAAAGTGAAACTTAATTCAGATGGAGTTTTTACTCCAACTGAATTTGTAGTTGAACTAATCCAGAAGCTGTTAAGTTCTTATCTCCAGCCTTAAGAAGATGGAGTCTTAGAACTTTTAGCTTTCGGATAAATTTGAATTAAAAAAACCTATAGAAAATTTTCTATAGGTTTTAATCTTGCTCATTATATTAATTAAGTTTTACTTTATCATATCTATGATATATTATTAAATCTCTATTTTTTTATCATAAACCCTACATGTCATAAAATAAATTATAGCAGTTACAAATAATATTATTGCAGAAGTCACAAACAATCCAGACCCTACATCATTTAGAGCCCCCATGAACTTTTCCATATTATAGTTTATAACTATATTGTTAAAAGTAAGGCCTATTTTATCTAAACCATCCATCATAAAGCCTATAATTTTTCCTCCTACATATAATATAGCCAAAACAGAGCCAAAGCTAATTAATTTAGAATACTTTTTAAAAGTCTTACCTATTATAGATGATAAAAATACAGCACTTACTAAATATAACAGTCCTACTATTGAAAAAATATATAAACTTGTTCCAGCACCGAATACTCTTATATCGAAGAACTGTTTTATTTCTTGTGTATACGGTGTTCTATTTAGAAAAATCATAAACTGTACACCCATAAGAACAATCACTGATAAGCTATATACTATATATTGAGTTATTACAGCCAAAAACTTACTTAAGAATATTTTTTCACTAGATACAGGAAGGCTCATTGAAAGATATATAGTATTATCTTTGAACTCCTGATTTATAAGCTTAGATTCTGATAGTATTAAAGGTACCAAAAATGTTAGTGGAAGTAAAAACGTATTTATTAAGAAACCAGATTCTACAGCCCATCCATTGTAAGTTTTATAAAGAAAAAATATATTTACAATTAAAACTAAACCTAAAAACAAAATAGTTCCCTTTTTAAATTTATTCAATTCCTTTTTATATAAATTAAATAGCATTTCTATATACCTCCTTCATAACTTCACTTAAAGACATATTATATTTCATCTTTATATCATCTACATTTCCTGAAAGTTTTACCTTTCCATCTCCTACAAATATAACATCTTCAAATATATTCTCTGTTTCTAAAATTTCATGAGTAGATAAAATTATAGTTTGTTCCCCTTCTCTATAATCTTTTATTATCGTTTCTATTATTTCTTCTCTAGTTAATATATCAATTCCCGATAAAGGCTCATCCAGAAGCACAATCTTTGCATTTCTAGAAAATGTAAGTAAAAGTTTTATTTTAGCTCTCATTCCTTTAGATACTTTACCGATTACCATATCTTCTTCTAGATTTAAAAACTTAAGTAATTCTTTATATTTATTACAATCCCAATCAGAATAAAACGAAGATATAAAATCCGATATTTGTTTTATATTCATGTTAGAATATAAATAATCTATTTCAGGAAGATAAGCAATATCTTCTTTAGTATTTATACAAGGCTCATCTCCATCTATTAATACTTTACCACTATCTGGTTTATTAAGTCCTGCAATCATTTTTAGTGAAGTTGATTTCCCTGATCCATTAGGCCCTAATAAACCTATTATTTTTCCAGGTTCTATTTTTAAGTTAAAATTATCTAATGCTTTTACTTTTTTGAAAGTTTTATTAACGTCTATAAATTCTATCATTATTATCACTCCTTATATTTTTTCCTGCCATGATTTTATTAATTTTATTGTTTCATCATCTTTAATTCCTAAAGATCTCATTTCTTCAACAAATTTAATAAGAACTTCACTTGCCATTTCCTTTTTTATTTGATTTAAAAGTTGTTCCTGATCAGATATAAATGTACCTTGACCTCTTAATGTCTTTACTAAACCCATACTCTCCATCTCCCTATATGCTCTTTGAACTGTATTAGGATTAACCTTTATATCTTTTGCAAGTTCTCTTTGAGAAGGTATTTTATCT is drawn from Tepidibacter hydrothermalis and contains these coding sequences:
- a CDS encoding ABC transporter ATP-binding protein, with the protein product MIEFIDVNKTFKKVKALDNFNLKIEPGKIIGLLGPNGSGKSTSLKMIAGLNKPDSGKVLIDGDEPCINTKEDIAYLPEIDYLYSNMNIKQISDFISSFYSDWDCNKYKELLKFLNLEEDMVIGKVSKGMRAKIKLLLTFSRNAKIVLLDEPLSGIDILTREEIIETIIKDYREGEQTIILSTHEILETENIFEDVIFVGDGKVKLSGNVDDIKMKYNMSLSEVMKEVYRNAI
- a CDS encoding M18 family aminopeptidase, encoding MREKEFAKDLIDYAYKGASSFHAVKTSVDILEKEGFEELKLTDKWDIKKGGKYFVTKNSSALVAFEINSDNVDEEGFRIIASHSDAPCFRVKPNPEMVSEKVYLKLNTEVYGGPILSTWMDRPLGIAGRVAVKGENILKPREVLVNINKPICIIPNLAIHMNRNVNKGVELNKQTDMLPLVSIVNESLEKDNLLLKEISKEISIPCDDILDFDLFLYEYEKGCLVGLDEELISSPRLDNLAMAHSSLHALINSNNTKGINVFVMFDNEEIGSSTKQGADSNMLKNILERITISLNKNREEFFTSIYNSFIISADMAHPVHPNRGEKHDPTNRPVINKGPVIKINANQKYTSDSYSIAVYEALCKEAGVPCQKFVNRSDQAGGSTIGPISSTHLDINSVDIGTSILAMHSVRELGGVDDHYFAYKSFLKFYEV
- a CDS encoding GntR family transcriptional regulator — its product is MEFDNSKPIYIQIIEDIKKRLIRGEIKLGDKIPSQRELAKDIKVNPNTVQRAYREMESMGLVKTLRGQGTFISDQEQLLNQIKKEMASEVLIKFVEEMRSLGIKDDETIKLIKSWQEKI
- a CDS encoding ABC transporter permease — protein: MLFNLYKKELNKFKKGTILFLGLVLIVNIFFLYKTYNGWAVESGFLINTFLLPLTFLVPLILSESKLINQEFKDNTIYLSMSLPVSSEKIFLSKFLAVITQYIVYSLSVIVLMGVQFMIFLNRTPYTQEIKQFFDIRVFGAGTSLYIFSIVGLLYLVSAVFLSSIIGKTFKKYSKLISFGSVLAILYVGGKIIGFMMDGLDKIGLTFNNIVINYNMEKFMGALNDVGSGLFVTSAIILFVTAIIYFMTCRVYDKKIEI
- the pcrA gene encoding DNA helicase PcrA, translating into MDLSTLNDMQRKAVLKTDGALLLLAGAGSGKTRVLTYRIAHLINDLEVHPSNILAITFTNKAANEMRERVEGIIGSDAQNMWISTFHSCCVRILRKDIDKIGYTRSFVIYDRSDQMTLMKDCIKELNINDKMYEPKTVLGHISDAKDKMINSKRFKEIHQNDFRMSNIAKVYSLYQERLMRNNALDFDDLIMKAIEILENNEGVLDFYQRKFRYIMVDEYQDTNRAQYKLVNMLAKRHGNLCVVGDDDQSIYGWRGADIKNILEFEKDYEDALVVKLEQNYRSTQTILDAANKVIANNITRKDKKLWTESDLGDRIRTFKSRDEREEGDFIAHSIKKMNNDKGIEYRDCAILYRTNAQSRALEEALIKQNIKYKIFGGIKFYERKEIKDLIAYLRIIQNPVDDISLKRIINVPKRGIGLRTLEKIEDVSLIKKESMYLSLYDAENIDVSTRVKSKLREFTTLISALSAMKDVYCVTKLIEKVLENTGYIKELEKDDSIENQTRIENLKEFLSVAVEFEKTSEEKDLETFLATISLISDMDSSDEDDDYVSLMTLHSAKGLEFPVVFLAGLEEGVFPISRALTDEIELEEERRLCYVGITRAMKTLYMTYASSRTIYGKTNYSRISRFIGELPKDCLKSLNKNEPESKILKKQNSIVEKYKQRHMEKDTKDIDNKEVVLGAKVKHPAFGTGTVVAKNGSTVSIAFDNKGIKSINLEYVKLNVI